TCGGCACGGGCACGCCGATCACCGGGAGCGGCGTGTGTGCGGCGAGCATTCCCGGCAGATGCGCCGCGCCGCCCGCGCCCGCGACGATCACCCGCAGGCCGCGCTCGTGCGCCATACGACCATACTCAGCCATGTCGTCGGGCGTGCGATGCGCCGAAACCACGCGCACCTCGTGGGCCACGCCAAACTCCTGGCAAACCTCGGCGGCTGCGCGCATCGTCGCAAAGTCCGAGTCGCTGCCCATGACGATTCCTACCAGTGATTGCATAGGTGCTCCGAGACGAGAACAAAGAACAGGAGATTCCAGTGCTTTGTGCTTTGTTCCGTTGTTCCTTGGTTTACTTCCCCCAGATCGGCCAGCGCTCGTTGATGTCGGGCGTTTTGGCGGGCCAGTCAAGGAGCGTATCGGCGGCGGGATCGGCGATATAGATGTCGTCGTTGCCGTTGCGATTGCCGAAGAACGCGATCAGCTTGCCGTCGGGCGACCACGTCGGGCCATCGACCGAGCCGTCCTTGAAGTCGGTCAGCTTCTGCGTCTCCGAGCCGTCCAGTCGCTCGATATA
The sequence above is drawn from the Herpetosiphonaceae bacterium genome and encodes:
- the purE gene encoding 5-(carboxyamino)imidazole ribonucleotide mutase, whose product is MQSLVGIVMGSDSDFATMRAAAEVCQEFGVAHEVRVVSAHRTPDDMAEYGRMAHERGLRVIVAGAGGAAHLPGMLAAHTPLPVIGVPVPIGGLQGVDALLSIVQMPAGVPVATVAIGQARNAGLLAVQILATADPALMQRMIAYKHELASASREKNRSLQARLQPPE